One genomic window of Anthonomus grandis grandis chromosome 3, icAntGran1.3, whole genome shotgun sequence includes the following:
- the LOC126733703 gene encoding sulfite oxidase, mitochondrial-like isoform X2, translating into MRPISKRALQLFLHKHPSSTYIRALSSNSSVAATGLLGYCYWVIKREYGIQVYAEKQERCRKYPEFGKYKASLPTYSLKEIRKHDSKETRIWVTFREGVYDITDYIKKHPGGEKILISAIGGQLEPLWTMYPFHEHRAILQTLEMHRIGNLALEDQIDDPFKFFDDPYINDPVMHSDNHVVVEKPYIGSGPLSRLGDEFYTPNEHFYVRNHLPVPQIDPNTHTIELEIEGTDNKKCYTLDDLKRMKNVTVTAALMCSGNRREEMVKAVPGAREMVANLTPNFISNAQWTGVPLSCLLKDMGITTDEKKYKHVQFIGLDKEVTGEPYSASIPIFKATDPYGDVILAYEMNGAPLPPMHGFPIRAFVPGHTGARSVKWLKKVLVSEHEAPCHYQQIDYKLYGPNVNWKNVDYSACPALQMVPVNSAVCRPNNGDTVHVEDGCINIKGYAYSGGGQKIIRLDVTSDGGETWHTATLDHQDKSEAPHHWAWTLWSCKIPVKKDASEVDVWCKAVDSSGNVQPESFKNIFSWKGCPCNAYNRVKVKLSH; encoded by the exons ATGAGGCCTATATCCAAAAG agcccttcaattatttttacataagcaCCCTTCTTCAACTTACATTAGAGCATTATCCAGTAATTCAA GTGTAGCTGCAACTGGATTGCTAGGATACTGCTATTGGG taattaagAGGGAATACGGAATTCAAGTATATGCAGAAAAACAGGAAAGATGCAGGAAATATCCGGAATTTGGCAAATATAAGGCCTCTTTACCTACTTATTCTttgaaagaaataagaaaacatGATTCCAA AGAAACAAGAATATGGGTTACATTTAGAGAAGGCGTATACGATATCACAGATTATATTAAGAAACATCCAGGGGGTGAGAAGATTCTAATATCTGCTATTGGGGGCCAACTCGAACCCTTGTGGACCATGTACCCTTTCCACGAACACAGGGCTATCTTGCAAACTCTTGAAATGCATAGaattg gcaatttggCATTAGAAGACCAAATTGACGACCCATTTAAATTTTTCGACGACCCATACATCAATGATCCGGTTATGCATTCTGATAATCATGTTGTTGTGGAAAAACCGTACATCGGTTCTGGTCCTTTATCGAGGCTGGGAGACGAATTTTACACTCCCAA TGAACACTTTTACGTAAGAAATCACTTGCCAGTGCCTCAAATAGACCCCAATACGCACACGATTGAATTGGAGATTGAGGGGACTGATAATAAGAAATGTTACACATTGGACGACCTGAAGCGAATGAAAAACGTTACAGTAACGGCTGCCTTGATGTGTTCTGGTAACCGAAGGGAGGAAATGGTTAAG gcAGTTCCTGGAGCACGTGAAATGGTGGCAAATTTAACACCCAATTTTATTAGTAACGCTCAGTGGACCGGCGTACCATTGAGTTGCTTATTAAAGGATATGGGCATTACTACAgatgagaaaaaatataaacacgtccag TTTATAGGCCTGGACAAAGAAGTAACTGGTGAACCCTACAGCGCTTCCATACCGATTTTCAAAGCTACAGATCCCTACGGTGACGTCATTCTGGCCTACGAGATGAACGGAGCTCCCCTACCTCCTATGCATGGATTTCCGATACGAGCTTTCGTTCCTGGACATACAGGAGCACGAAGTGTCAAATGGCTTA AAAAAGTATTGGTATCAGAACACGAAGCTCCCTGTCACTACCAGCAAATCGATTATAAACTCTATGGTCCGAACGTAAATTGGAAAAACGTCGATTATAGCGCCTGTCCTGCTCTACAAATGGTGCCCGTCAATTCCGCCGTCTGTAGGCCCAATAATGGGGACACTGTTCATGTAGAAGACGGctgtataaatattaagg GTTATGCTTATTCTGGTGGAGggcaaaaaattataagattagACGTGACGAGTGACGGAGGTGAGACATGGCATACAGCCACATTGGACCATCAAGATAAGAGTGAAGCACCTCATCATTGGGCATGGACTCTTTGGTCCTGTAAAATACCAGTAAAAAAAGATGCCTCTGAG GTTGACGTGTGGTGTAAAGCTGTCGATTCATCTGGAAATGTCCAGCCTGAAagctttaaaaacatttttagctgGAAAGGATGTCCTTGCAATGCTTATAACAGGGTGAAAGTTAAATTAAGCCACTGA
- the LOC126733703 gene encoding sulfite oxidase, mitochondrial-like isoform X3 has product MSGMPLETRIWVTFREGVYDITDYIKKHPGGEKILISAIGGQLEPLWTMYPFHEHRAILQTLEMHRIGNLALEDQIDDPFKFFDDPYINDPVMHSDNHVVVEKPYIGSGPLSRLGDEFYTPNEHFYVRNHLPVPQIDPNTHTIELEIEGTDNKKCYTLDDLKRMKNVTVTAALMCSGNRREEMVKAVPGAREMVANLTPNFISNAQWTGVPLSCLLKDMGITTDEKKYKHVQFIGLDKEVTGEPYSASIPIFKATDPYGDVILAYEMNGAPLPPMHGFPIRAFVPGHTGARSVKWLKKVLVSEHEAPCHYQQIDYKLYGPNVNWKNVDYSACPALQMVPVNSAVCRPNNGDTVHVEDGCINIKGYAYSGGGQKIIRLDVTSDGGETWHTATLDHQDKSEAPHHWAWTLWSCKIPVKKDASEVDVWCKAVDSSGNVQPESFKNIFSWKGCPCNAYNRVKVKLSH; this is encoded by the exons ATGTCTGGAATGCCATT AGAAACAAGAATATGGGTTACATTTAGAGAAGGCGTATACGATATCACAGATTATATTAAGAAACATCCAGGGGGTGAGAAGATTCTAATATCTGCTATTGGGGGCCAACTCGAACCCTTGTGGACCATGTACCCTTTCCACGAACACAGGGCTATCTTGCAAACTCTTGAAATGCATAGaattg gcaatttggCATTAGAAGACCAAATTGACGACCCATTTAAATTTTTCGACGACCCATACATCAATGATCCGGTTATGCATTCTGATAATCATGTTGTTGTGGAAAAACCGTACATCGGTTCTGGTCCTTTATCGAGGCTGGGAGACGAATTTTACACTCCCAA TGAACACTTTTACGTAAGAAATCACTTGCCAGTGCCTCAAATAGACCCCAATACGCACACGATTGAATTGGAGATTGAGGGGACTGATAATAAGAAATGTTACACATTGGACGACCTGAAGCGAATGAAAAACGTTACAGTAACGGCTGCCTTGATGTGTTCTGGTAACCGAAGGGAGGAAATGGTTAAG gcAGTTCCTGGAGCACGTGAAATGGTGGCAAATTTAACACCCAATTTTATTAGTAACGCTCAGTGGACCGGCGTACCATTGAGTTGCTTATTAAAGGATATGGGCATTACTACAgatgagaaaaaatataaacacgtccag TTTATAGGCCTGGACAAAGAAGTAACTGGTGAACCCTACAGCGCTTCCATACCGATTTTCAAAGCTACAGATCCCTACGGTGACGTCATTCTGGCCTACGAGATGAACGGAGCTCCCCTACCTCCTATGCATGGATTTCCGATACGAGCTTTCGTTCCTGGACATACAGGAGCACGAAGTGTCAAATGGCTTA AAAAAGTATTGGTATCAGAACACGAAGCTCCCTGTCACTACCAGCAAATCGATTATAAACTCTATGGTCCGAACGTAAATTGGAAAAACGTCGATTATAGCGCCTGTCCTGCTCTACAAATGGTGCCCGTCAATTCCGCCGTCTGTAGGCCCAATAATGGGGACACTGTTCATGTAGAAGACGGctgtataaatattaagg GTTATGCTTATTCTGGTGGAGggcaaaaaattataagattagACGTGACGAGTGACGGAGGTGAGACATGGCATACAGCCACATTGGACCATCAAGATAAGAGTGAAGCACCTCATCATTGGGCATGGACTCTTTGGTCCTGTAAAATACCAGTAAAAAAAGATGCCTCTGAG GTTGACGTGTGGTGTAAAGCTGTCGATTCATCTGGAAATGTCCAGCCTGAAagctttaaaaacatttttagctgGAAAGGATGTCCTTGCAATGCTTATAACAGGGTGAAAGTTAAATTAAGCCACTGA
- the LOC126733705 gene encoding aurora kinase B-like: MSKMRNTEELVERHLKTIKIPVGFEENTKKMVTNMISHPAFNNPEYKWSLNNFELGRRLGRGKFGRVYLAREKRTGFLVALKTLIKKEIVEGRVERQTMREIEIQSHLKHPNVLQMLAWFHDSHRIYLVLEYAGKGELYTHLQNSPNGRFNEHLSAKYVYQVADALDYCHQNSVIHRDIKPENLLLTVSGDIKLADFGWSVHAPSLLRKTMCGTLDYLPPEMVDGRKYRHTVDNWCLGILCYEFLHGVPPFESKLQEETYKRIRERDLHFKEFISEGAKDLILKLLVLKGEDRISLKDVMKHPWVVKNK, translated from the exons ATGTCGAAAATGCGAAACACCGAGGAGCTCGTCGAGAGacacttaaaaactataaaaattccGGTTGGTTTCGAGGAAAACACCAAGAAAATGGTCACAAACATGATATCACATCCAGCATTTAACAATCCAGA GTATAAATGGTCGCTTAATAACTTCGAACTTGGTAGAAGATTGGGTAGAGGAAAATTCGGAAGAGTTTACCTTGCTAGAGAGAAGAGAACTGGATTTCTGGTTGCCTTAaaaacattgataaaaaaagagATTGTGGAAGGCAGGGTTGAAAGGCAAACAATGAGAGAAATTGAAATTCAAAgccatttaaa ACATCCAAATGTTCTTCAGATGCTGGCATGGTTTCATGATTCTCACAGAATTTATTTGGTGTTGGAATATGCTGGCAAAGGTGAACTCTACACTCATTTACAAAATTCCCCCAATGGTAGATTTAATGAACATTT GTCAGCAAAGTATGTTTATCAGGTCGCAGATGCTCTAGATTATTGCCATCAAAACTCTGTGATCCACAGAGATATAAAACCAGAAAATTTGCTCTTAACTGTTTCTGGTGACATTAAATTAGCTGACTTTGGTTGGTCTGTGCATGCCCCTTCCTTATTACGGAAAACTATGTGTGGAACTTTGGATTATTTGCCTCCAGAGATGGTTGATGGGAGAAAATACAGACATACGGTTGATAATTGGTGTTTGG GTATTCTTTGCTATGAATTTCTTCATGGTGTTCCTCCATTTGAATCAAAATTACAAGAGGAAACTTACAAACGTATTAGGGAAAGGGATCTCCATTTCAAAGAATTCATTTCTGAGGGAGCCAAAGATTTAATCCTTAag TTGCTTGTCCTTAAAGGCGAAGACCGAATTTCACTAAAAGACGTGATGAAACATCCTTGGGtggtaaaaaacaaataa
- the LOC126733706 gene encoding aurora kinase B-like, with protein MSKMRSIEELAERHLKTIKIPDDIEENTKEMVINMISHPAFNNPEYKWSLDNFELGRRLGRGKFGRVYLAKEKRTGFLVALKTLIKKEIVEGRVERQTLREIEIQSHLKHPNILQMLVWFHDSHRIYLVLEYAGKGELYTQLKRSPNGRFDEQLSAKYVYQVADALDYCHQNCVIHRDIKPENLLLTVSGDIKLADFGWSVHAPSLLRRTLCGTLDYLPPEMVNSKHYRHTIDNWCLGILCYEFLHGYPPFEAEKQEETYKRILRRDLHFREFVSEGAKDLILKLLVLESEDRISLKKVMKHPWVVKNK; from the exons atgtcaaaaatgcgAAGCATCGAGGAGCTCGCCGAGAGacacttaaaaactataaaaattccGGATGATATCGAGGAAAACACCAAGGAAATGGTCATAAACATGATATCACATCCAGCTTTTAACAATCCAGA GTATAAATGGTCGCTTGATAACTTCGAACTTGGTAGAAGATTGGGTAGAGGAAAATTTGGGAGAGTTTACCTTGCTAAAGAGAAGAGAACTGGTTTTCTGGTGGCCTTAAAAACATTGATTAAAAAAGAGATTGTGGAAGGCAGGGTTGAAAGGCAAACATTGAGAGAAATTGAAATTCAAAgtcatttaaa ACATCCAAACATTCTTCAGATGCTGGTATGGTTTCACGATTCTCACAGAATTTATTTGGTGTTAGAATATGCTGGCAAAGGTGAACTTTACACTCAATTAAAAAGATCTCCCAATGGTAGATTTGATGAGCAATT GTCTGCAAAGTATGTCTATCAGGTCGCAGATGCTTTAGATTATTGCCATCAAAATTGTGTGATCCATAGAGATATAAAACCAGAAAATTTGCTTTTAACTGTTTCTGGTGATATTAAATTAGCGGATTTTGGTTGGTCTGTGCATGCCCCTTCATTATTACGTAGAACTTTGTGTGGAACTTTGGATTATTTACCTCCGGAGATGGTTAATTCGAAACACTATAGACATACCATTGATAATTGGTGTTTAG GTATTCTTTGCTATGAATTTCTGCATGGTTATCCTCCATTCGAAGCAGAAAAACAAGAGGAAACCTATAAACGTATTCTCAGAAGGGATCTCCATTTCAGAGAATTCGTTTCTGAGGGAGCCAAAGATTTAATCCTTAAG TTGCTTGTCCTTGAAAGTGAAGATCGAATTTCACTAAAGAAAGTAATGAAACATCCTTGGGTGGTAAAGAACAAATAG
- the LOC126733702 gene encoding sulfite oxidase-like gives MRPIIQRVLGTNLRRKCVIHQCRTIIQLSNKTNNGSDKDYTQRNTPFLITGLVTTGLLGYTLTVSKKRHALAEEAKLKEVTAGNFNPALSSPEEVNVAEESASNFKSELASSEEAKLQKGNEVIAGNFRPELPCYSMKEVSEHSTKESKIWVVFKEGVYDITDFVEQHPGGEQILIAAGSSVEPFWVLYGIHKSPHVFKILETLRIGNLKKEDQIQVADLEDPYANEPQRHKVLKVANFKPFNAETPPELLCESFLTPSDLFYVRNHLPVPSIDPNTYEMEIELEGKGKSVTFSLEDLKTKFPKTTIAATLMCAGNRRSDMIKIKPVKGLSWGPCAIGNAEWTGVRLRDLLKEVGITEDEETYKHVQFEGLDYDVTATQFGASIPLWKAVEKRGDVILAYEMNGKPLPPDHGYPIRVIVPGVAGVRNVKWLGKIVVSENESASHWQQNDYKGFSPSADYESADYSKAPAIQDLPVISAICKPASGSTVEVVDGKITVKGYAWSGGGQKIIRVDLTIDGGKTWHVACLDAQDSALPPRHWAWTLWSASIPVDKNLEEVEVWCKAVDSCYNTQPESFENIWNFRGVLSNAYHRVKLKLKQ, from the exons ATGAGGCCGATTATACAAAG AGTCTTAGGAACTAATTTAAGGAGAAAATGCGTAATTCATCAATGCAGAACGATAATCCaattatcaaataaaacaaataatggGTCTGATAAAGACTATACTCAAAGGAATACTCCATTTTTGATTACTGGTTTGGTAACAACAGGATTATTGGGATATACTTTAACAG taAGTAAAAAAAGGCATGCCCTTGCAGAAGAGGCAAAGCTAAAGGAAGTGACTGCTGGAAATTTTAATCCCGCATTATCCTCTCCAGAAGAAGTAAATGTAGCTGAAGAGAGTGCAAGCAATTTTAAGTCTGAATTAGCATCCTCAGAAGAGGCAAAGCTTCAAAAAGGAAATGAAGTGATTGCTGGCAATTTCAGACCTGAGTTACCATGTTATTCTATGAAAGAAGTCAGTGAGCATTCAACCAA AGAAAGCAAAATTTGGGTGGTATTCAAAGAAGGAGTGTATGACATCACAGACTTTGTAGAACAACACCCCGGCGgtgaacaaattttaattgccgCGGGCAGTAGTGTAGAACCTTTCTGGGTTCTCTATGGAATTCATAAGAGTCcacatgtttttaaaatacttgaaacTTTAAGAATCG gtAATTTGAAAAAAGAAGATCAAATTCAAGTAGCAGATTTGGAAGATCCATACGCTAACGAACCACAGAGACACAAGGTCTTAAAGGTTGCAAATTTTAAACCGTTTAATGCTGAAACTCCGCCAGAACTATTGTGTGAAAGTTTTTTAACACCCAG tgatttatttTACGTAAGAAACCATTTGCCAGTACCATCTATAGACCCCAACACTTACGAAATGGAAATAGAACTGGAAGGCAAAGGCAAATCAGTAACGTTTTCTCTGGAAGACCTTAAGACGAAATTCCCAAAAACCACGATAGCGGCCACTTTAATGTGCGCCGGAAATAGGCGAAGTGATAtgattaag ataaaaCCAGTAAAAGGCCTTAGCTGGGGTCCCTGTGCCATTGGTAACGCTGAATGGACTGGAGTGAGATTAAGGGATCTTTTAAAAGAAGTTGGTATCACTGAGGATGAAGAAACGTATAAGCATGTCCAG TTTGAAGGTCTAGATTATGATGTGACCGCTACCCAATTTGGAGCCTCTATACCTTTATGGAAAGCCGTTGAAAAACGAGGCGATGTTATTTTGGCTTACGAAATGAATGGGAAACCTCTGCCGCCCGATCATGGGTATCCTATTAGGGTGATTGTCCCTGGGGTGGCTGGAGTAAGGAACGTTAAGTGGTTGG gcaaAATTGTTGTCTCGGAAAACGAAAGCGCTTCACATTGGCAGCAAAATGATTATAAAGGCTTCTCACCATCGGCAGACTACGAGAGCGCCGATTATTCGAAAGCTCCCGCAATACAAGATTTGCCTGTTATTTCCGCTATTTGTAAACCGGCATCTGGTAGCACCGTGGAGGTTGTCGATGGGAAAATAACCGTTAAAG GATATGCATGGTCTGGAGGTGGGCAAAAGATAATTCGCGTAGATTTGACGATAGATGGGGGTAAAACTTGGCACGTTGCATGTCTTGATGCGCAAGACTCCGCTTTGCCACCGAGACATTGGGCGTGGACACTTTGGTCGGCTAGCATACCTGTAGATAAGAATTTAGAAGAG GTAGAAGTATGGTGCAAAGCAGTGGATTCCTGCTACAACACTCAACCAGAATCTTTCGAAAATATATGGAACTTTAGAGGTGTATTAAGCAACGCTTATCATAGGGTTAAACTTAAGCTTAAGCAATaa
- the LOC126733703 gene encoding sulfite oxidase, mitochondrial-like isoform X1: MRPISKRALQLFLHKHPSSTYIRALSSNSSNDKQRISYERIFGKTALLGVAATGLLGYCYWVIKREYGIQVYAEKQERCRKYPEFGKYKASLPTYSLKEIRKHDSKETRIWVTFREGVYDITDYIKKHPGGEKILISAIGGQLEPLWTMYPFHEHRAILQTLEMHRIGNLALEDQIDDPFKFFDDPYINDPVMHSDNHVVVEKPYIGSGPLSRLGDEFYTPNEHFYVRNHLPVPQIDPNTHTIELEIEGTDNKKCYTLDDLKRMKNVTVTAALMCSGNRREEMVKAVPGAREMVANLTPNFISNAQWTGVPLSCLLKDMGITTDEKKYKHVQFIGLDKEVTGEPYSASIPIFKATDPYGDVILAYEMNGAPLPPMHGFPIRAFVPGHTGARSVKWLKKVLVSEHEAPCHYQQIDYKLYGPNVNWKNVDYSACPALQMVPVNSAVCRPNNGDTVHVEDGCINIKGYAYSGGGQKIIRLDVTSDGGETWHTATLDHQDKSEAPHHWAWTLWSCKIPVKKDASEVDVWCKAVDSSGNVQPESFKNIFSWKGCPCNAYNRVKVKLSH; this comes from the exons ATGAGGCCTATATCCAAAAG agcccttcaattatttttacataagcaCCCTTCTTCAACTTACATTAGAGCATTATCCAGTAATTCAAGTAATGACAAGCAAAGAATAAGTTACGAACGTATATTTGGCAAAACAGCACTTTTAGGTGTAGCTGCAACTGGATTGCTAGGATACTGCTATTGGG taattaagAGGGAATACGGAATTCAAGTATATGCAGAAAAACAGGAAAGATGCAGGAAATATCCGGAATTTGGCAAATATAAGGCCTCTTTACCTACTTATTCTttgaaagaaataagaaaacatGATTCCAA AGAAACAAGAATATGGGTTACATTTAGAGAAGGCGTATACGATATCACAGATTATATTAAGAAACATCCAGGGGGTGAGAAGATTCTAATATCTGCTATTGGGGGCCAACTCGAACCCTTGTGGACCATGTACCCTTTCCACGAACACAGGGCTATCTTGCAAACTCTTGAAATGCATAGaattg gcaatttggCATTAGAAGACCAAATTGACGACCCATTTAAATTTTTCGACGACCCATACATCAATGATCCGGTTATGCATTCTGATAATCATGTTGTTGTGGAAAAACCGTACATCGGTTCTGGTCCTTTATCGAGGCTGGGAGACGAATTTTACACTCCCAA TGAACACTTTTACGTAAGAAATCACTTGCCAGTGCCTCAAATAGACCCCAATACGCACACGATTGAATTGGAGATTGAGGGGACTGATAATAAGAAATGTTACACATTGGACGACCTGAAGCGAATGAAAAACGTTACAGTAACGGCTGCCTTGATGTGTTCTGGTAACCGAAGGGAGGAAATGGTTAAG gcAGTTCCTGGAGCACGTGAAATGGTGGCAAATTTAACACCCAATTTTATTAGTAACGCTCAGTGGACCGGCGTACCATTGAGTTGCTTATTAAAGGATATGGGCATTACTACAgatgagaaaaaatataaacacgtccag TTTATAGGCCTGGACAAAGAAGTAACTGGTGAACCCTACAGCGCTTCCATACCGATTTTCAAAGCTACAGATCCCTACGGTGACGTCATTCTGGCCTACGAGATGAACGGAGCTCCCCTACCTCCTATGCATGGATTTCCGATACGAGCTTTCGTTCCTGGACATACAGGAGCACGAAGTGTCAAATGGCTTA AAAAAGTATTGGTATCAGAACACGAAGCTCCCTGTCACTACCAGCAAATCGATTATAAACTCTATGGTCCGAACGTAAATTGGAAAAACGTCGATTATAGCGCCTGTCCTGCTCTACAAATGGTGCCCGTCAATTCCGCCGTCTGTAGGCCCAATAATGGGGACACTGTTCATGTAGAAGACGGctgtataaatattaagg GTTATGCTTATTCTGGTGGAGggcaaaaaattataagattagACGTGACGAGTGACGGAGGTGAGACATGGCATACAGCCACATTGGACCATCAAGATAAGAGTGAAGCACCTCATCATTGGGCATGGACTCTTTGGTCCTGTAAAATACCAGTAAAAAAAGATGCCTCTGAG GTTGACGTGTGGTGTAAAGCTGTCGATTCATCTGGAAATGTCCAGCCTGAAagctttaaaaacatttttagctgGAAAGGATGTCCTTGCAATGCTTATAACAGGGTGAAAGTTAAATTAAGCCACTGA